The Akkermansia sp. N21116 genome includes a region encoding these proteins:
- a CDS encoding bifunctional 3,4-dihydroxy-2-butanone-4-phosphate synthase/GTP cyclohydrolase II encodes MSDDCLIFSPIETIVEEIRNGRMVIVTDDPGRENEGDLICAAEWTTPDMINFMVTHARGLVCAPLSGERTDALGLPLMTSVNRENMSTAFTVSVDASAAHGTTTGISALERAATIRLLADPKATNDDFVQPGHIFPLRAVEGGVLRRAGHTETTVDLMKLAGLQPAGVCCEIMNEDGTMARMADLAQFQKEHGLKACSTAQLIEYRRKTEQLIARTETISLPTDYGDFTCHLYESSLDGAHHLALVHGDIDPDKSILVRVHSECLTGDVFGSRRCDCGSQLHVAMRRVSEEGGIILYLRQEGRGIGLPAKLHAYKLQEQGLDTVEANVKLGFAPDLRDYGIGAQILRDLGARHLRLMTNNPKKIRGLEGFGLDIVEQIPIRIEPNDINRHYLETKRDKMGHLI; translated from the coding sequence ATGAGCGACGACTGCCTCATTTTCAGCCCTATAGAAACCATTGTGGAAGAAATCCGCAACGGCCGCATGGTCATTGTCACCGACGACCCCGGCCGCGAAAACGAGGGAGACCTCATTTGCGCTGCGGAATGGACGACTCCGGACATGATCAACTTCATGGTGACCCATGCCCGAGGATTGGTCTGCGCTCCGCTTTCCGGGGAACGGACGGATGCCCTGGGACTTCCCCTGATGACTTCCGTCAACAGAGAAAACATGTCCACGGCATTCACCGTGTCCGTGGATGCGAGTGCCGCCCATGGAACAACCACCGGCATCAGCGCTTTGGAACGAGCCGCTACCATCCGTCTGCTGGCCGATCCGAAAGCAACCAACGACGACTTTGTTCAGCCGGGACACATTTTCCCGTTGCGCGCCGTCGAAGGCGGCGTCCTGCGCCGGGCCGGTCACACGGAAACAACGGTCGACCTCATGAAGCTGGCGGGTCTCCAACCCGCCGGAGTCTGCTGCGAAATCATGAACGAGGACGGCACCATGGCCCGCATGGCCGACCTCGCCCAGTTCCAGAAAGAGCACGGCCTCAAAGCCTGTTCCACTGCACAGCTAATTGAATACCGCCGCAAAACGGAACAACTCATTGCCCGTACGGAAACCATCAGCCTCCCCACGGATTACGGCGATTTCACCTGCCACCTTTACGAATCCAGCCTGGACGGAGCCCACCATCTCGCCCTCGTTCACGGAGATATCGACCCGGACAAGTCCATACTCGTCCGCGTTCACAGCGAATGCTTGACAGGGGATGTTTTCGGCTCCCGCCGCTGCGACTGCGGCAGCCAGCTCCACGTCGCCATGCGCCGCGTGTCGGAAGAAGGAGGAATCATCCTCTACCTGCGCCAGGAAGGACGCGGCATCGGCCTCCCCGCCAAACTCCATGCCTACAAACTCCAGGAGCAGGGCCTCGATACCGTCGAGGCCAACGTCAAACTCGGTTTTGCCCCCGACCTGCGCGACTACGGCATCGGAGCCCAAATACTCCGGGATCTCGGCGCACGCCATCTGCGCCTGATGACTAATAACCCCAAGAAAATCAGAGGACTCGAAGGATTCGGACTCGACATCGTCGAACAAATACCGATCCGCATCGAGCCCAACGATATCAACCGCCACTATCTGGAAACCAAGCGGGACAAGATGGGTCACCTCATCTGA
- a CDS encoding MFS transporter, with protein sequence MSDSTTASSEVSASVKRYSRYLLIIAGLGGLIYGLDVGIIAGALPFLKATAGNYLKDANLGLVVAAVLGGSVISSLFAGALADMFGRKKMLIISSLLFVVSIPIIACTYFSGEVWTLWGYEVSSGFLQLCIGRIIQGFSAGLIGVIVPLYLAECLSADSRGKGTGMFQLMLTIGLVLAALIAYGFSWAVENWNLHQDTAWRGIFWVSIIPGVLLSIGALFVTESPRWLFKRNRKEEALAALRRGNSEKVAVQTMEEIEATAAEAKAQAQAGSGKKETLFQKKYVYPFILAVVILACTQATGINSMLNYSVSIFHQGGLEGTSANAGDIALKVANMVMTIVAVALVDKMGRKFLLRIGTSGIIVGLCLIGFLFLSIEQSRVSVKEQVSTMIVDKHLNVDLNTPAVLTKLGLDPSEDNSNKQLVVNYEQGGAQNSLVFNFAKVMKGGEESPAMATIPMASPDKNGNIAGIKILSADLGDRPSQTVAWMIVVGFVIFISFYGVGPGVCVWLALSELMPTRIRSNGMSIALLINQGVSTTIAMFFLPWVAAIGYSSVFFMLAGFTVIYFITVNFFLPETKGRSLEEIETYFTTGKMPTNEKELKEDELKA encoded by the coding sequence ATGAGTGACTCAACTACTGCTTCATCGGAAGTCTCCGCTTCCGTTAAGAGGTACTCACGCTACCTGTTGATTATCGCCGGTTTGGGCGGTTTGATCTACGGATTGGACGTGGGGATTATCGCAGGGGCTCTCCCCTTTCTTAAGGCAACTGCCGGCAACTATCTGAAAGATGCCAACCTAGGGTTGGTTGTAGCCGCTGTGCTTGGGGGAAGCGTGATTTCATCCTTGTTTGCAGGTGCTCTTGCCGATATGTTCGGACGCAAGAAAATGCTTATCATCAGCTCCTTGTTGTTTGTGGTGAGCATTCCGATCATTGCCTGTACCTACTTCTCCGGCGAAGTCTGGACCCTGTGGGGGTACGAAGTGAGTTCCGGTTTTCTTCAGCTGTGCATCGGCCGTATCATCCAGGGCTTTTCCGCCGGCTTGATTGGTGTGATCGTACCTTTGTACTTGGCCGAATGTCTGAGTGCCGATTCGCGAGGAAAGGGAACCGGTATGTTCCAGTTAATGCTGACGATTGGGCTTGTGCTGGCCGCTCTTATTGCCTACGGGTTCTCTTGGGCTGTGGAAAACTGGAATCTCCACCAGGATACGGCTTGGCGCGGTATTTTCTGGGTATCCATTATTCCCGGAGTCTTGTTGAGCATTGGCGCTCTGTTTGTAACAGAATCACCTCGCTGGCTTTTCAAGCGTAATCGCAAGGAAGAAGCCCTGGCTGCTCTGCGTCGCGGAAATTCCGAAAAAGTGGCTGTTCAGACGATGGAGGAAATCGAAGCTACTGCAGCCGAAGCCAAGGCGCAAGCTCAGGCCGGTTCCGGGAAAAAGGAAACGTTGTTTCAGAAAAAGTACGTTTATCCTTTCATTCTTGCTGTTGTCATTCTTGCCTGTACCCAGGCGACCGGCATTAATTCCATGCTCAACTATTCGGTGAGTATCTTCCATCAGGGTGGACTTGAAGGTACGTCTGCTAACGCTGGCGATATTGCCTTGAAGGTAGCTAATATGGTCATGACTATTGTTGCTGTTGCTCTTGTTGACAAGATGGGACGTAAATTCCTTCTGCGCATTGGTACGTCCGGAATCATCGTGGGGCTGTGCCTTATCGGCTTCTTGTTCCTTTCTATCGAACAGAGCCGTGTTTCCGTCAAGGAACAAGTCAGCACGATGATCGTGGATAAGCATCTCAATGTCGACCTGAATACGCCCGCTGTGTTGACCAAGCTGGGGCTAGATCCTTCCGAAGACAACAGTAACAAACAGCTTGTTGTCAACTATGAACAGGGAGGTGCACAGAATAGCCTTGTTTTCAACTTTGCTAAAGTGATGAAGGGCGGCGAGGAATCTCCTGCCATGGCGACGATTCCTATGGCTTCTCCTGATAAGAATGGAAATATTGCCGGGATCAAGATCCTGAGCGCCGATCTTGGCGACCGTCCTTCTCAAACGGTTGCTTGGATGATCGTGGTTGGCTTCGTTATCTTCATTTCCTTCTACGGAGTAGGACCTGGTGTGTGTGTCTGGTTGGCTCTTTCCGAACTGATGCCGACGCGCATTCGTTCCAACGGCATGTCCATCGCCCTTTTGATTAACCAGGGGGTTTCGACGACGATTGCTATGTTCTTCCTGCCGTGGGTGGCAGCTATCGGTTACTCCAGCGTGTTCTTCATGCTGGCGGGCTTTACGGTGATTTATTTTATTACGGTGAACTTCTTCCTTCCCGAAACAAAGGGGCGTTCTCTTGAAGAAATCGAGACCTACTTTACGACCGGTAAAATGCCGACAAATGAGAAGGAACTGAAAGAAGACGAATTAAAGGCCTGA
- the ribH gene encoding 6,7-dimethyl-8-ribityllumazine synthase: protein MSHAIPERPAPSPTAANITIVASRYNERYTNALVDHCSQELGLILPNVQVDVIRVPGAFEIPVTVKAVATQTTPRPTVIIALGVIIQGSTEHASLVGTSVTNALLGIAVETQIPVIHEVLLLNDEQQAYDRCIAPGLNRGQESARAAASMVDLFASRFTASQH from the coding sequence ATGTCCCACGCTATCCCCGAACGCCCGGCTCCATCCCCTACCGCAGCCAACATCACCATCGTCGCTTCACGCTACAACGAGCGCTATACCAATGCTCTTGTCGATCACTGCAGCCAAGAACTCGGTTTGATCCTGCCCAATGTGCAAGTCGATGTCATCCGCGTTCCCGGAGCTTTTGAAATCCCCGTCACAGTCAAGGCGGTTGCCACGCAAACCACTCCTAGGCCGACGGTTATTATTGCCCTGGGGGTCATCATCCAGGGCAGTACGGAGCATGCATCCCTCGTCGGCACCTCCGTCACCAACGCTCTGCTCGGCATTGCCGTGGAAACGCAAATTCCCGTTATCCATGAAGTACTCCTGCTCAATGATGAGCAACAGGCCTACGACCGCTGCATTGCCCCTGGGCTCAATCGCGGGCAGGAATCCGCCCGCGCCGCCGCCTCCATGGTCGACCTGTTTGCTTCACGGTTCACCGCCAGCCAGCATTAA
- the nusB gene encoding transcription antitermination factor NusB: protein MLSRHQVRQAVVQFLYGLTLDSLQSITDADIEAIWDIILEPDRAALDKARVKAITHLTRDLPDKIRLFQTRADNTLKAIEGNPALSDFRDMLTDLIKREQSLDASVRSLRSAKKTDPAAETRAMEAAYNSLQIINSTLLQIRPSLIAKLEDYPQFRFVMDPLKSSISKLQDISSRISGLENPEGHKNATEFAPVIETSQEMCQLRTDAGELLRKVLANIEDLDQLISDKLENFSPERISPVDRSILRLAAYELKYRKDLATPIVVKEAIRLAEDYSTSEAPRFVNGILTGIATSCRN, encoded by the coding sequence ATGCTCTCCCGCCATCAAGTCAGGCAAGCTGTTGTCCAGTTCCTGTACGGACTTACTCTGGACTCCCTGCAATCCATCACAGACGCCGATATCGAAGCCATCTGGGACATCATCCTCGAACCCGATCGGGCTGCCCTCGATAAAGCCCGGGTCAAGGCCATCACCCATCTCACACGCGATCTGCCGGACAAAATCCGCCTGTTCCAAACCCGCGCCGACAATACGTTGAAAGCCATCGAAGGCAATCCCGCCCTGTCCGACTTCCGCGACATGTTAACAGATCTTATCAAACGGGAACAGAGCCTGGATGCTTCCGTCCGTTCTCTCCGCTCCGCGAAAAAGACCGATCCCGCCGCCGAAACACGGGCCATGGAGGCTGCCTATAATTCCCTGCAAATCATCAATTCCACCCTGTTGCAAATTCGACCGTCTCTCATAGCCAAACTGGAGGACTACCCCCAGTTCCGTTTCGTCATGGATCCGCTGAAGAGTTCCATATCCAAGCTTCAGGACATCAGTTCCAGAATCAGTGGTCTCGAAAACCCGGAAGGCCACAAAAACGCTACCGAATTCGCCCCCGTTATTGAAACATCCCAGGAAATGTGCCAATTGCGCACGGACGCGGGAGAATTGCTCCGTAAAGTCCTCGCCAATATCGAAGATCTCGACCAGCTTATTTCCGACAAACTGGAGAACTTCTCCCCGGAACGAATCAGTCCGGTCGACCGTTCTATCCTTCGCCTGGCCGCCTACGAGTTGAAATACCGTAAAGACCTCGCCACCCCGATTGTCGTCAAGGAAGCGATCCGCCTCGCGGAAGACTACTCCACATCGGAAGCTCCGCGCTTTGTCAACGGCATCTTGACCGGTATCGCCACTTCCTGCAGGAACTGA
- a CDS encoding glutamine--tRNA ligase/YqeY domain fusion protein, with translation MSSPLPERRDFIRDMIASDLAEGKHTAPITRFPPEPNGYLHIGHAKSICLNFGLGQEYAPIGGRCHLRFDDTNPSKEDQEYVDSIKEDIHWLGFDWGSHLYFASNMFDFFHSCAVALIEKGLAYVDEQSVEDIRAQRGNVTTPGQESPFRNRSVKENMERFTAMKNGEIPEGKAVLRAKIDMSSSNMNMRDPVLYRIMFAEHHNTGNTWCIYPMYDFAHPLEDAYEHITHSLCTLEFENHRPLYDWVIDNCPVPSRPRQTEFARLNLTYTVMSKRKLLQLVQEKLVHSWDDPRMPTVSGMRRRGYTPAAIRNFCQTIGITKFNGFTDVALLEYSVREDLNANAPRRMAVLNPVKVIVDTLPEDYLEYVEVQNNPERPEDGSRMVPMTREVWIERDDFMMDPPKKYFRLAPGRTVRLRGGYCVTCKDVVTDAAGTITEIICEHIPGTIGANPPEGIQCRAAIHWVSVPHAVNGEVRIYDRLFTSENPDGEEAGFLSVLNPNSLQVIKHAKLEPSLAEVEPEFRCQFERIGYFVSDRRDHVAGQKPVFNRTVALKDSWAKKNK, from the coding sequence ATGTCTTCACCGCTACCTGAACGACGCGATTTTATCAGGGACATGATCGCCTCCGATCTTGCCGAGGGCAAGCACACGGCGCCCATCACCCGTTTCCCCCCGGAACCCAATGGATACCTTCACATTGGACACGCCAAATCCATCTGCCTGAACTTTGGACTCGGTCAGGAATACGCTCCCATCGGCGGGCGATGCCACCTGCGCTTCGACGATACCAATCCGAGCAAGGAAGACCAAGAATACGTCGACAGCATCAAGGAAGACATCCACTGGCTCGGTTTCGACTGGGGCAGCCATCTTTATTTCGCCAGCAACATGTTCGACTTCTTCCACTCCTGTGCCGTCGCCCTCATTGAAAAAGGGCTCGCCTATGTGGACGAACAAAGCGTCGAGGATATCCGCGCCCAACGCGGCAACGTCACCACACCCGGACAGGAATCTCCGTTCCGCAACCGTTCCGTCAAAGAAAATATGGAACGTTTCACCGCCATGAAAAATGGTGAGATTCCCGAAGGAAAAGCCGTCCTCCGTGCCAAAATCGACATGTCGTCCTCCAACATGAACATGAGGGATCCCGTCCTCTACCGCATCATGTTCGCAGAGCACCACAACACCGGCAACACTTGGTGCATCTATCCGATGTACGACTTCGCCCACCCGCTGGAAGACGCCTACGAACACATCACCCACTCCCTTTGCACCCTGGAATTCGAAAACCACCGCCCCCTTTACGACTGGGTCATCGACAACTGTCCCGTCCCCAGCCGCCCCCGCCAAACGGAATTCGCCCGGCTCAATCTGACCTACACGGTCATGAGCAAGCGCAAACTCCTCCAGCTCGTGCAGGAAAAACTCGTCCATTCCTGGGACGATCCCCGCATGCCCACTGTCTCCGGCATGCGCCGCCGCGGCTACACGCCTGCGGCCATCCGCAACTTCTGCCAGACAATCGGTATCACCAAATTCAACGGGTTCACCGATGTAGCCCTGCTTGAATACAGTGTCCGCGAAGATCTCAACGCCAACGCTCCGCGCCGCATGGCCGTCCTCAACCCAGTCAAGGTCATCGTCGATACATTGCCTGAGGACTACCTCGAATACGTCGAAGTCCAAAACAACCCGGAACGCCCGGAAGACGGTTCCCGCATGGTTCCCATGACCCGTGAAGTCTGGATCGAACGCGATGATTTCATGATGGATCCGCCCAAAAAGTATTTCCGCCTCGCCCCCGGCAGAACAGTTCGCCTCCGCGGCGGTTACTGCGTCACTTGCAAGGATGTCGTCACCGATGCCGCCGGAACAATCACGGAAATTATCTGTGAACACATCCCCGGCACAATCGGGGCCAACCCTCCGGAAGGCATCCAGTGCCGCGCCGCCATTCACTGGGTCAGCGTCCCGCACGCCGTCAACGGCGAAGTTCGCATTTACGACCGCCTCTTCACGTCCGAAAATCCGGATGGCGAAGAAGCAGGCTTCCTCTCTGTCCTCAACCCGAATTCCCTCCAGGTGATCAAGCACGCCAAACTTGAACCTTCGCTGGCGGAGGTCGAACCCGAGTTCCGTTGCCAGTTCGAACGCATCGGCTACTTTGTCTCCGACCGCCGGGACCACGTCGCCGGACAGAAACCCGTCTTCAACAGAACGGTCGCCCTGAAGGATTCCTGGGCCAAAAAGAATAAATAA
- the ftsY gene encoding signal recognition particle-docking protein FtsY produces the protein MAGFFSKLLNKFSRSPKIDWDELEAELVTSDIGIKRAMALVDEMRERRDIDADSIVNETRETIRQAFPSQPAPLPSAPDGKPTVILVVGVNGTGKTTSAAKLAYLLTGQGKRVLLAAADTFRAAAVEQLENWATRLSLPLYKGRPNQDPASVCYEAHEKALREGFQYLICDTAGRLHTRHNLMEELTKIRRTIAKQDETAPHATLLVVDATTGANALSQAKEFHKATPLDAVIVTKMDGSGKGGVALAILDEMKIAPAYLGTGEGAGDFEAFDRDRFVDQLL, from the coding sequence ATGGCAGGCTTCTTCTCCAAACTACTCAACAAATTCTCCCGTAGCCCGAAAATCGACTGGGATGAACTGGAAGCCGAACTTGTCACCTCTGACATCGGTATCAAGCGAGCCATGGCTCTCGTCGATGAAATGCGGGAACGCCGGGATATTGATGCGGACAGTATTGTCAACGAAACCCGGGAGACTATCCGGCAGGCCTTCCCGTCGCAACCGGCTCCCCTGCCCTCCGCTCCGGACGGCAAACCAACCGTCATCCTCGTCGTCGGCGTCAACGGTACGGGCAAAACCACTTCCGCCGCTAAACTGGCCTATCTCCTGACCGGTCAGGGCAAGCGAGTCCTGCTCGCTGCCGCCGACACATTCCGGGCTGCCGCCGTCGAACAGCTGGAAAACTGGGCTACCCGCCTCTCCCTGCCACTTTACAAGGGACGCCCGAACCAAGATCCGGCATCCGTCTGCTATGAAGCCCATGAAAAGGCTCTCCGGGAAGGTTTCCAGTATCTCATCTGCGACACGGCAGGACGCCTCCACACGCGTCACAACCTGATGGAGGAACTCACTAAAATCCGCCGCACAATCGCCAAACAGGATGAAACGGCCCCGCACGCCACCCTTCTCGTCGTCGATGCCACAACCGGAGCCAACGCCCTCTCCCAGGCAAAGGAATTCCACAAGGCAACTCCGCTCGACGCCGTCATCGTCACGAAGATGGACGGTTCCGGCAAAGGAGGAGTCGCTCTTGCCATTCTGGATGAAATGAAGATTGCCCCCGCCTACCTCGGTACCGGGGAAGGAGCAGGAGACTTCGAAGCATTCGACAGAGACCGCTTCGTAGATCAGCTCCTCTAA